The Colius striatus isolate bColStr4 unplaced genomic scaffold, bColStr4.1.hap1 scaffold_47, whole genome shotgun sequence genomic sequence gcactgcagtgccctagccAGGTGCTTCAGGGGCTCGAGAGCTTTCACCCTCTCAAGACTTATTCTGGCCAAAGCCCCTCAGGGCTTGACcaagctcaaggcagagactgagctcctccccaggcagcagtagGCTGTGGCTATTGGCCAGGAGAGGGTGGGTGGGtaccagggctggtgcagcacatcctACTACCCAGACACCTGCTGGCAGACCTACATGGCTGCCACTTACAGTCTAGGAGATGCCTTCAGTGCATGGATGATCACTTCTTGACGCaggtggtggatgtgccaactaggagaggagcactagtGGATCTTGTGCTCATGAGCAAGCAGGGTCTTGTGGAAGTGGTGAAGGTCgagagcagccttggctgcagcagccacggagtggagttcaggatctggtgtggtaggaacagaataccaagcaggaccacagccctgggctttagcagggccaactttggccttctcaagcaattgctaggggacatcttgTGGGACAGGGTATTAAGAGGACAAAGAGGCCCAAGAGAGTTGGTCTGTATTCAAAGATCCCTTTTTCCAGGCTGAGGATCAGAGCATGCAGCGGGTAGGAAGTCcaggaagggagccaggagacccacatggttcaacagggaactgttgggcaaactcaagtggaaggagagagtctagagatgatggaaggaagggatggccacttgggatgaatgtaagactgttgtcagaagatgtagggaggcaagcaggaaagctaaagcctcattggagttgtaccttgcaagggaggacaaggacaacaagaagggcttcttcaaatacactgcaggTAGAACTAACaccagaggcaatgtaggcccagtGCTGAACGAGGTGAGTGCCCTTgtgacagaggagacagagaaggcagagttccTGAATGCCTCCATTGCCTCTGTCTGTATTGCTGGAGACtgccctcaggagccccagactccagaggaagtcaggttgaAGGAGGAGTTGTATTTGGTTGCTGAGGACTGGGATCAGGATCagctgagcagtctggatgtgcatcaatccatgggccccgatgggatgcacccgcgggtgctgagggagctggaggcagtcATTGCTGAACCACCCTCCATCCTCTTCAGtaattcatggaggacaggagaggtgcctgagggctggaggagagcaaatgtcactccagtcttcaacaagggtaagaaggaggagctgagaaacTCCAGAgcgctcagcctcagctccatccctgggaaggaTGGAACAACTTCTCCTGGGCGCTGTCTCCAGGcagttaaaggacaagaggatcaTTGGGAGCAATCAGCATGGCTTGACCAAGGGGGAGTCgtgtgaccaacctgagagcctttgcTGAAGATGTAagcaggtggatagatggtggcagtgcagcagatgtggtttatctgggtTTCAGTCAAGCATCTGGcaccttctcccacagcatcctggcagcaaaactgaggcagtgtgggctggatgatcagacCATGAGGTAGAGTGTAAAGTGGCTGAAGGGCAGAAGGCAGAGTGGTGACCAATGGGGCAGGGTccagctggaggcctgtgtctagtggagtctctcaggggttggtgctgggcccggtactgttcaatctattcattagtgaccttgctgtgggaacagaggcactgccagcaagtttgctgctgatactgaactggggcggtggctgccaccccagaggctgtgctgccatccaaccagacgtggacaggctgagaatgggcagagagaaacctaaggaagttcaacaagggcaagtgtggagtcttgcacctggaagacaacaaccccatgtaccagcacaggttgggaaatgaactctgagagcagtgtaggggaaagggacctgggggtcttggtgggcagcaggatgagcatgagccagcaatgtgctttcGTGGCCcacaaggccaatggcatcctggggtggattagaaggactgtggtgagcaggtggagagaggttctgctccccctttccTCAGCCCTCGTGAGACATCTGGAACagtgtgtccagttgtgggcccctcagtgcaaggacagggagctgctggagagagttcagcacagggccacagagatgatggagtggagcatttctcttgtgctgaaaggctgagggagctggggctctgtagcttggaggaggggagactgagaggtgacctcattcatgttacaaaggcatcaagggtgggtgtcaggaggatggagccaggctgtgctcagggatggccaatgatgggacaaggggcaatagggaCAAACTGGAAcggaagaggttccaaaaaaacagaaggaggaatttgttccctgttgaggtgagggagcactgcaaggggctgcccagatgggctgtggagtctctttctctggagacattccaacccagctggacgagttcctgtgtgacctactctagggagtcgtgctctggcaggggggtagcactggatgagctttccaggtccctcccaacccttgagatgctctggttctgtgattctgcacgTTGCCTCTTTGTTGACATGAATCTGAGCTGCTCTCCTTGTGCTTTGCCCCAAGGGACTGGAGGCGtcgggaaaagaggaaactcaGCTTGGGACCCTCACGTACGACGTGGCAAAAGAGGCCGTTCAGCCCTTCCCTCTGAAGGTACGGCCTGTGCACGGGGGAGAGATGCCATGGAGCAAAAAGGGTTTGCCTGCAAGTGCACAGCAGGCAGCGTGTGAATGCtgtctccctgggcactggctcgctttgagagagacctggtggggttgtgagagctgagcagcgtgtggtggtggcagcaaaaggagaacacgGGCAGGATCGGGCGGGTGGGAGCACAAGCTGTGAGAGATCTGAAGccactgccttcagcagagccagctgcacacacagacactgcacaaggcctttgtgccctgcagaaagaggggTGCCCAGTGCCAAAAGCCCTCAGGCAGCACCAGCGCTGCGTCCTGTGGCCTGTGGCGGGTGGGACagtgtcctctcctcccagcacagccccttctgtcccctgccctcaggctgcaggggaaggcgAGCCCAGGGGACAGCGGGAGCTTGgtggggctgcccagcagctgccctacgCGTCAGAGCCCCTCCTGGGCCTCTCTGTCAGCAtagaacaagcagcagaggcaaagggCCGAGGGAAGGAGGCGCAGCCCCAGCGGGGCCGGCGTGCAGAGGATGCCCAGCTGCTTTGGGGAGCCTGATCCCTGAGCAGgagcggggctggcagggggagatATGGCTGCACTGTTGCTCTGAACACCTGcatttccttgtctctcttcacAGAACACGCCGCTCCCCAGAGCTTTTCCTTACGTCAAAGTTCTTGTTACAAGCAACTGGGGAAACCCAACGTACAGCTGCATTTCCAGAGTGTGGGTGCATGGGAGGATGGCGAATCAGGAGAGCCTCAGATGACAGCAGGGACAGCGGGTGTGGACAGTGATAACTGCTGTTTGCTCGTGTCCtttccttcatgtattttctATGTATTGTcttgaatgtattttctctggGTAActgtgaaagctgcaggctttcgctccaagcccagacggcgaacaccccaaggaagacgagagaccggcttgttgcaaaagcaagaggtgagctttattgcggagctccgggccgtctcgtatctcacgcaggagatagaggaggcggccccgaggctttgcaggtaggggtttatatatgctggggatgagggacggaaaattccaacacacgcacacaacttccccttaacccaggtgccctgctggcaaggtggggacaatggatccaattttctgagaaatgtttctcagcccctgcggtttctgatgcaatggccagggttggtttcatcatcctttctcgtggcctactcggccttgctgtgactgagcctcaccgactccattttatttcattttattctttcattccccactcctttttgttaataattctAATCTTAGAATTTTGGAGGTTTACCTCTCAGGGCATCTGGGTGGGGGTTTCACATCACACTACTATAGCATAAGCAAagctaatattttcttctgggATTTAAATTACTCTTCCATCCTTCTTCTTACGGCTGCGCAGGCTTCTTCTCTATGAGTTGGCTGATACTGCGCTTCTCTCTTGTAATGACCCCTAGAATACACTTATAAGCAGTATAAACCATAAGCAGCATTACAATAATCATAACTATAGTTTGGACCATCGAAGAGATCCATCCAGACACCTGAAATCCTAAAGAACCAAATAGTGCCCCAACCCAGTTCCGTTGAGCTGCTTCTTTGATCTTCTTGGTGTCGGTTTCTACCTGCGCTAATTTAGAAATATCATTTTCTACTGCCATCGTCATGTTTGGTATGTGAATGCAGCAGTGATCAATCTTGCGGCTCAAATACCCACATACCCCATGCTCCTTTAACAACAACATATCTAAAGtcattctattctgcaaagcCATTTTGCTAGTTGCTTGTAGCTGTATATTCATATCCTTAAATCCCTTTTTCGTAGCTGCTGCCAGCCTAGCTGTTTGCCCTAACAACTTATTcaacatttccctattacgATATGACGAGATTTGTGGGAACAAGGATTCTAATATCCATCCTACCTTCACTCCTGTACTCGGTTCCTGCCACTCGTCATCTCCTGGGATGTCATCTCCTATCTGTCTTTTTGTCCGGGTTGCCTTCATTTCTAATTTGGTCTTCTTCCAATATGGGCATAATGTAGGAACCCCTATTGTGATTTTGGCAACGGGGCCATCTATTGACATATGCGTGGTCCATTTACCATCGCTCGTGACGCAAACTAAGTTCCCCAGACTCCTAATTGTCTGTGTTCTGCAATTTATGACTCCCTTATCGAGTCCTTTATTACTTTTTACCTCATCTGCAATTGTATGCTTATATCCTTGACACTCGCATCCCCATTTTAACAGATATCGTACAGGGGGAAATCCTATTTGGGCTTCCGGAGTATCACAGTCAAAGGTGGTGGTGCAACTCCAATCATGAGCCTGTTTGCCCATCGTCCTGTCAGAGGTGCCTGTCTCGACCACAGTGTTATGAGAATGATTATGTTTTCCCTTGAGTTGCACACACCATTTTACCTGTCCCAGATAGCTGTAAGTGTCGGACAGGCCGGGTCCCCATATGGAATCCCATTCAGCCTCCAACGTTCTCGTTAGAGTAACGTTTTTGCACCTTTCTTCATACGTGGTTTGTTTCCTTGATATGGTCATTCTACTACaaggttttgttgttgctgaCGGAGGGGAAATCACACATTTGCTTATGATGCCTTTGTTTAGGTATACTGCCCAATCTGCCCATTCATAAAaccccttttccttctcacattCTCCCTTTGTCAGGGGTTGAATTATTACACAAATGTCTTTTTGTACGGTATGTTGCTGGGGTACATTTTCGCAACTCCAAGTCGTAGTTGTGTTTAACTTCGGTATGTCACCGATTGGGATAATTCCCCACGGTACGGGTTCCCCAGCCGCTTGTGGAAGCGGTAAGCATGCAGTGATTGTAGATGCATTTTGTACAATACCAAAATCCTTGATTAACCCCACCACCAAGTTTTCCCTCTCATGGGAGCCTTGGGGGTAGCTACTGTTGGTTCCTAAGCAAACGTAACTTAAGAGGATTATCAGATTTTTCCACTGTCCACTCATTTTGATCTGTCCCTGGTGGTGCCTTCTTTACGTGCGAGGCGTAGACCCAAGCAGCTATACCGTCTACCTTTACCGCTGTGGGAGTAGTTAAGAGTACTGAGTAAGGTCCTTTCCACCTAGGTTCAAGGTTTCCAGTTCGATGTCGTCTTACCAGTACTGTATCTCCAACTTCAAACTGGTGTGGGACTGCAGCGTCACCTGGAGCGTAGATCTCTTTCAACTGTTCCCAAATCTCCTTCCTAACTACTTCCAGCGCCTTCAGTCGAGCTACGAGGGGAGAAGTGGGAACAATACCATCATCAAGGAGCATTGTATTCCCCAAAGTCTCGTTTATGGGTGGAGGTGACCCGTACATTATTTCGAAAGGGGTTAGTCCGCTCGGTCCAGGGGTATTCCGCGCGCGAAAAAGAGCAAGGGAGAGAAAGGCTGTCCAATCACCCCCACTGGTCTCTGAAATTAACTTGATTAGTGTCTCTTTTATGGTTCTATTCATTCTTTCTACTTGTCCTGAACTCTGGGGCCTGTAGGCAGAATGAAGCTTCCAGTCAATCCCCAATTGCTTAGCCAGTAACTGACTTACCTGGGCGACAAATGCAGGTCCATTGTCTGACCCAATTACCTTTGGAATTCCGAATCGAGGTAAAATTTCTTCCAAAATTTTCTTGGCTACCACGTGAGCCGTCTCTTTTTTTGTCGGAAAAGCTTCTAcccatcctgaaaaggtatctaCAAAGACCAGCAGGTACCTATTGCCATATTTTGCAGGCTTTACCTCAGTGAAGTCTACCTCCCAGTAAGTGCCAGGGCGGTCTCCCCGTAGCCTCGTCCCTTTGGGACTCTTACTGGACCCGGCATTTGTTATTGCACAGGCTTGGCAGTCACGGGCCACTTTCTCCGCCAATCTCCGCAGTCCTGGTATCTTATTCCGTGACTTCTTTACCAGTGCAATCATTTTTTCCGACCCCAGGTGGGTCAGTTGATGTATGCGGGTAATATAGGCTATGCCCTCTTCTTCAGAGAGAGTGGTTCCTTCCGCCGCTTCTGACCTCTTTATTTGAATAGAATCTCTGGTATTTGCCAATAGAATCATGGATCCTTGTGCCGCTTCCTTGGCATGTTTGTCAGCCATCTGGTTTCCTTTTGCTACAAGGTCTGAGCCTTTCTGGTGTCCTGGGCAGTGCATAATAGATACCTTCTTTGGAAGGTGGATTGCTTCCAGAAGGCTTAATatctcttctttatttttgaTGTCTTTTCCTGCCGAGGTTAATAGCCCCCTTTGGCGATAGATGGCGCCATGCACAAGTGCTGTTGCAAAGGCATATCGACTGTCCGTGTAGATGTTGATACACAATCCCTCTGCCAGTCTTAGGGCCTGTATTAGGGCTATTAGTTCGGCTTTTTGCGCCGAAGTTCCTTCAGGTAGGGCACTTGCCCAGACGACTCTCTTCCCGTCTAccactgctgccccagccttTCGTTTACCTTCCACAAGGTAGCTACTCCCATCTGTGAACCATGCCTGCACCCCTGGCATAGGTTGATCCATCAGGTCCGCCCGGACACCAGTTTCCTCTGCCAGAACGTCCTCACAATCATGGATGGGGGAATCTCCCATCTCAGGTAACAGGGTGGCTGGATTCAAGACAGCTGGTGGTGCAAATACAATTCGTTCTGTCAAAAGCAAACTTTGATAGTGGGTCATCCGGGCATTTGTCATCCATCAGTCTGGGGGTTGCCGGACAATGCTCTCCAAGGCGTGGGGGGCTACAATAGACAGTTACTGACCAAATGTTAACTTATCTGAGTCCTTtaccagcaaagcagcagcgGCAATGGCCTTTAAACATGAAGGCCAGCCGCTTGCAACAGGGTCTAATTTTTTTGATAGATAGGCCACTGGACGCTTCCAGGGTCCCAAGGTTTGGGTCAGCACCCCCCGGGCAACCCCATTCCTTTCATCGACGAATAAAGTGAATGGTTTGGTTAAATCAGGTAATGCTAAGGCAGgggcctgcagcagggcctTCTTTAGGCTTTCAAAAGCTTTCTGGTGCTCTGCAGTCCAAATgaactctcctttttcttttgtgagcgGGTACAAAGGGGCAGCTAAAGTGGCAAACCCCGGTATCCAAAGTCGACAGTATCCTGCCGTCCCCAGGAATTCCCTCACCTGACGTGGTGTGGTTGGGGTAGGTATCTGCAGTATGGTCTGTTTCCGGGCCTCAGTGAGCCACCTCTGCCCGTCTTTTAGGGTATAACCTAAACATATTACCTCTTTCTGGCATATCTGAGCCTTTTTCCCTGAGGCTCGATATCCCAGCTTAGCCAGTTCGGTTAGAAGCTCCTCAGTCCCCTTTTTGCAGCTTAGTTGATCCGGGGCTGCCAGCAACAgatcatccacatactgcaatAAGGTCACTTGGGGATTCTTTGTCCGGAATGCTGCAAGGTCTCGGTGTAGGGCCTCATCGAAGAGCGTGGGGgagttcttgaatccttggggtaaTCTCGTCCAGGTGAGCTGCCCTACCCGGCCGCTATCTGGGTCACACCATTCGAAAGCAAACAGTGGTTGACTGTGTGGGTGTAGGCAGAGGCAAAAGAACGCGTCCTTCAGGTCCAGCACGGTGTACCATACTCGTCCTTCTGGAAGAGAGCTCAGAAGGTTATAGGGATTTGGTACCGTGGGGTGCATGTCCTGAATTCTTTTGTTTACCTCTCGCAAGTCCTGAACCGGACGGTAATCGTTTGTCCCTGGTTTCTTCACTGGCAACAGAGGGGTGTTCCACGGGGATTTGCACGGAACTAGGATCCCTTGTTGTATTAGCCTCTCTATATGTGGCCGCATTCCCTTTAAGGCATCTCTCGTCAGAGGGTACTGTCGTATCGCTGTGGGGGTAGCTCCAGATTTTAACTCAATGACGATTGGAGGGACCTGCCTTGCCATCCCCAGCCCTCCTGTCTCTGCCCATGCTTGGGGATAACGGGTTAGCCAGGTGTGTATGTCTTTTGACGGTTCCCCCTTCTTCTGATAGATTCTATATTCTTCCCCCAAATGAAGCGATAGTGTAAAAGTCCCGGGTGTTTTGTCGTCCCAAGTCAGTTCGGGCCCAGTCGAGGAAAACTTAATCTGGGCCTTCAATTTTGTTAGTAAGTCTCTCCCCAACAAAGGGGTTGGGCACTCAGGAATAATTAGGAACAAGTGGGATAcctggttcctccccaggtcTATTGTTCTGGCAGTCGTCCAAGGATACATCTTTTTCCCAGTGGCCCCAATTACCATAGTTCGTTCATTTTTGACTTTTCCCATGAGTTCTTTTAATACAGAGTATTCGGCTCCTGTGTCGATCAAAAAGTCCACAGGAGTCCCCTCCACTCTTAAGGTTACCCTAGGCTCGGGGAGGGGAGCCGAGCCCCGTCTCCCCTAGTCTTCGTTTTCTTCTAGGGCCATGATTTTTAGCCCCTTTCTCTTAGGGCACTCTCGTGTCCAATGtcctttttccttgcaaaatgCACACTGGTCTTTTTCCAAACCGATTCGCCCTTTTCCCCCTCCGGATCTCCTGGGTCCTTGTCTTCTATTGTCGCCCAGGTAACCTGCCTGCGGTTTCCCAGCTCCCTGATGTCTCCCTTCTGCCATAACGGCAGTCAAAATTCTGGTCAGATTcttatctttttgtttctgccttttcttctccatctcctccctctcatttctctccctctcctgcttctcttcctccGTTTCTCTCTTGTGATATACTTTCTCGGCCTCTTTAACCACATCCGGAGGGTATAATCTTGTAATCCCTCGATGtgttgtaattttctttttctatccGAGGCCGATTGTCCAATGAAGGACATGATAGCAGATGCCCTCTGTCCCTCTGACGTTGGGTCAAAGGGAGTGTATATTCGATAGGCTTCCATAAGCCGTTCGAGAAATACAGAGGGGGGCTCGTTCGACCCTTGCATAATTTCTCTTACCTTTGCCAAATTTGTGGGTTTCCTTGCCGCCCCTCTAAGTCCCGCTACCAGAGCCCGGCGGTAGATGGACAGCCGTTCCCTACCTGCTGTAGTATTATAGTCCCATTGTGGTTGCGTTATGGGGAACAGCTCATCGACTTCCGCAGCCGTCAGCGCCGGTTGCCCAGCGGGTTCACGAACTGTCTTTCTTGCCTCTGTGACAATCCGCTCTCTCTCCTCGGTAGTAAAAAGGGTGTTTAGAAGTTGCTGGCAATCATCCCATGTGGGCTGGTGTGAGTACATTAGTGACTCGACCAAACCTGTAAGGGCGGCAGAATTCTCCGAAAAAGAGGGGTTATTAGCTTTCCAATTATATAGATCAGACGAAGAGAAAGGCCAATATTGCAATACCTGCAACTCATTTTGATCGGCTGGAGGGGGCCCGACCGCCCGAAGGGGTAAGGCCACAGTTGAATCAGGCCCGTCTGCTGATGCCCCCCTACGACTCCGGGTGCCGGCAGACGGCCCTGCAGTAGGCGCTTGTGGAGGGGGGTGGTGGTAAGGAGGAGGTTGGTCAGGTTCTGCTGGTAGGGGCCGTTCGAGGGCCGCCGGCTCCGGTTGTGGTGTCGTTGGCCATTCGGGGGGTCCCTCTGTTTCAGGATATATATGtgtctgctctttttctttcaacttttcATAGTCTCGGTCCCCCCCTTCTCCCTCAGTTAGCGTTAGAGTACGGGTCTCTACCTGTGATTCGATTAATCCCCGGGATGGGAGAAAAGGTCTGATCCAGATAGGGGGGTATTGAGCCAGAACCTCCCATACTGAGATATAGGGTTCCTGGTCCGGATGACCCCCTCTGATTTTCGTATAGATAATGGCGCGTACGGCCCGGATAGTGTGGATATCGAAGGTACCAGTCCGCGGCCATCCCACCTTAAACGTGGGCCATTCACTTTCACAATAAATTTGCCACTTTCCTCTTTTAACAATTAGTGACAAATTCTGCCCTCTGGCCTTAACTTCTGACCAGTGGTCTAAAGTCAGGGAGAGGGGGGTTGATGCCGTTTGTCCCATTATGCTCAAATAAAACTCGATGCTCCCTACcagtaaaaaaaatgacaatagCCGCTGTTCCTATTTCTAAGTGCCCTCTTTTTCCCTAAACGGCAAGGACCAATACAACACTCCAGATGGCAAAAGACTCCTCCTACCCATCCACTCTCATACTCTCACTATCTTAATGGCAACGTCCGCGATAGAGACACACTTGAAACCTCCACAACCCGTGACCACAGGTTCACTGATCCTTGGGCAATCAGACTCCGCCGATTCCCGTCCACCCTGGAGGCGTCCCTTCAGGGCTGCAGTTTGTGGTTCAGGGCACGTCTGCCCCCACAGGGACTGCCAATTTAGTGGGACTGGAACCCACGCGTGAACCTCACAACTCGAATGGGACTCTAACCCACGCAGGTAACTAGTTTGTTATGGTTTCAGTGTTTTCCCTACAACGCTCTTGACGCAATATCACTCGTA encodes the following:
- the LOC133629495 gene encoding LOW QUALITY PROTEIN: uncharacterized protein LOC133629495 (The sequence of the model RefSeq protein was modified relative to this genomic sequence to represent the inferred CDS: inserted 1 base in 1 codon; substituted 3 bases at 3 genomic stop codons), which produces MGQTASTPLSLTLDHWSEVKARGQNLSLIVKRGKWQIYCESEWPTFKVGWPRTGTFDIHTIRAVRAIIYTKIRGGHPDQEPYISVWEVLAQYPPIWIRPFLPSRGLIESQVETRTLTLTEGEGGDRDYEKLKEKEQTHIYPETEGPPEWPTTPQPEPAALERPLPAEPDQPPPYHHPPPQAPTAGPSAGTRSRRGASADGPDSTVALPLRAVGPPPADQNELQVLQYWPFSSSDLYNWKANNPSFSENSAALTGLVESLMYSHQPTWDDCQQLLNTLFTTEERERIVTEARKTVREPAGQPALTAAEVDELFPITQPQWDYNTTAGRERLSIYRRALVAGLRGAARKPTNLAKVREIMQGSNEPPSVFLERLMEAYRIYTPFDPTSEGQRASAIMSFIGQSASDRKRKLQHIEGLQDYTLXDVVKEAEKVYHKRETEEEKQERERNEREEMEKKRQKQKDKNLTRILTAVMAEGRHQGAGKPQAGYLGDNRRQGPRRSGGGKGRIGLEKDQCAFCKEKGHWTRECPKRKGLKIMALEENEDXGRRGSAPLPEPRVTLRVEGTPVDFLIDTGAEYSVLKELMGKVKNERTMVIGATGKKMYPWTTARTIDLGRNQVSHLFLIIPECPTPLLGRDLLTKLKAQIKFSSTGPELTWDDKTPGTFTLSLHLGEEYRIYQKKGEPSKDIHTWLTRYPQAWAETGGLGMARQVPPIVIELKSGATPTAIRQYPLTRDALKGMRPHIERLIQQGILVPCKSPWNTPLLPVKKPGTNDYRPVQDLREVNKRIQDMHPTVPNPYNLLSSLPEGRVWYTVLDLKDAFFCLCLHPHSQPLFAFEWCDPDSGRVGQLTWTRLPQGFKNSPTLFDEALHRDLAAFRTKNPQVTLLQYVDDLLLAAPDQLSCKKGTEELLTELAKLGYRASGKKAQICQKEVICLGYTLKDGQRWLTEARKQTILQIPTPTTPRQVREFLGTAGYCRLWIPGFATLAAPLYPLTKEKGEFIWTAEHQKAFESLKKALLQAPALALPDLTKPFTLFVDERNGVARGVLTQTLGPWKRPVAYLSKKLDPVASGWPSCLKAIAAAALLVKDSDKLTFGQXLSIVAPHALESIVRQPPDXWMTNARMTHYQSLLLTERIVFAPPAVLNPATLLPEMGDSPIHDCEDVLAEETGVRADLMDQPMPGVQAWFTDGSSYLVEGKRKAGAAVVDGKRVVWASALPEGTSAQKAELIALIQALRLAEGLCINIYTDSRYAFATALVHGAIYRQRGLLTSAGKDIKNKEEILSLLEAIHLPKKVSIMHCPGHQKGSDLVAKGNQMADKHAKEAAQGSMILLANTRDSIQIKRSEAAEGTTLSEEEGIAYITRIHQLTHLGSEKMIALVKKSRNKIPGLRRLAEKVARDCQACAITNAGSSKSPKGTRLRGDRPGTYWEVDFTEVKPAKYGNRYLLVFVDTFSGWVEAFPTKKETAHVVAKKILEEILPRFGIPKVIGSDNGPAFVAQVSQLLAKQLGIDWKLHSAYRPQSSGQVERMNRTIKETLIKLISETSGGDWTAFLSLALFRARNTPGPSGLTPFEIMYGSPPPINETLGNTMLLDDGIVPTSPLVARLKALEVVRKEIWEQLKEIYAPGDAAVPHQFEVGDTVLVRRHRTGNLEPRWKGPYSVLLTTPTAVKVDGIAAWVYASHVKKAPPGTDQNEWTVEKSDNPLKLRLLRNQQ